Within Bacteroidota bacterium, the genomic segment TTAGGATTTACAACCGAGCAAATTGAATTAGCCAACAAAACTATTTGTGGTACAATGACAATTGAAGGTGCTCCGGTACTACAGGAAAAACATTATCCGGTATTTGATTGCGCAAACAAATGTGGTAAAACAGGTGTGCGCTATATATTGGCTCAAGGTCATATCAAAATGATGGCAGCCGTTCAACCATTTATTTCTGGTGCAATTTCGAAAACAATTAATCTGCCGAACGAAACAAATGTGGATGAGATAAAATCTTGTTATAAACTAAGTTGGGAATTGGGATTAAAGGCAAATGCACTGTATCGTGATGGCAGCAAACTCTCTCAACCATTATCAACAAAGAGCGATACAAAAGAAACTTCAGGAACTGGAGCTGAACATAACTGGACTGCTGATGAAGTATTGGAAGCAGCTAAATCAATCATTGCATCTTCTAAGGATACAATTTTCAAACGTCAGCTTTCAAGAGTTGTGGAAAGAAAAAAACTGCCGGCTAAACGCAGTGGTTTTACACAAAAAGCAAAAGTGGGCGGACAAACATTATTTGTAAGAACCGGTGAATATGATGATGCCACATTAGGTGAAATATTTATTGATATGCATAAAGAAGGTGCAGCATTCCGTTCGTTGGTAAACTGTTTTGCAATTGCAATTTCTATTGGTTTACAATATGGTGTTCCACTGGAAGAATTTGTAGATAAATTTACTTTCACCCGTTTTGAACCAAGCGGACCTGTAGATCACCCGAATATTAAGTTCAGTACATCTATTGTTGATTATGTATTCCGATTATTAGCATTTGAATATTTAGATCGTACAGATCTTGTGCATGTAGCACCGGAAGATATGGCGCAACATGAAAAAGCAACGCATGAACTTTCTACGGAAACCATTGGAGATTTTCCTGTGAGCGAAAGGGTTATCAATAAAAACCCGGAAAAGACAGCAAGTGAATCAACGAAAAAATCTAATTATAAAATAGATGCCCAAAGCGCTTCTAATAATAGTTTAATGGGCGATGCGCCTCCATGTCCAAATTGTGGACACACAACAATTCGAAATGGCACCTGTTATAAGTGCTTGAATTGTGGCGAAAGCTTAGGATGTAGTTAATTGTCATCACCATCATAAAGTAAAAAACCGTTGGAGTTTCCAACGGTTTTTTTTGATACTACCATTTGCTATTGATTACTTTTGTTTTAAAAAATAAAGAGAACTATGTTTAAAAAAACCATATTAGGAGTGATTATTAGTTTGCTTTTAGTAGCATGCACTGGCTATGGAAATCGTCTGGATTTTAATGGAGGTGAATTATATTATACTAAAGCTATTGATAAAGAAGAAGCCAATGCTCTGGGAAATTATTTGGTAGAACAGAATTTTTTTTCTGGCGATAAAATATCTGTACAAATAGATAAAGTAGAAGAGGTGTATCAATTTAAAATGGTTTCAAAGGAGGATGCGGAGGCTAATCCTGAAAACGTTACCAATGCGCAGTCGTTTGCCATGAGCTTATCCAATGAGGTTTTTAATGGCGCACCTGTAAATTTTTATTTTTGCGATTCCTATTTTAAAACAAAGCTGGAAATTCCATTTCCAATTCAATAGGCTTCTATTATGGTATCAAATAGATAACTCTATTACAATTAACTTTACATCAAAATCAAAGAAAAAAAATGAAAAAAATAACCCTGCCAGTTTTAATTATCGGAACAATTTTAATGTTCACATCTTGTACTAAATCAAACAGCCCGGAAAAAACAGTAACCAGTTTTATCGAAGCAATAAATCAAAGAAATTGGGATGCTGCTAAAGCCAATTCCACAAAGGAAAGTGAAAGTATGTTAGATATGGTGAAAGGCTTTGCCGACATGGTTCCGGATTCAGCTTATACTCCATTAAAATTTGAGATTATAAAAGAAAAGACCGTGGTTGATGGAGAGAAAGCTACTGTATATTCTAAAGATGAAAATGGAAATGAAATGGCTTATCAGGTATTGCAAGTTGACGGAAAATGGAAAGTAAATTTTACCATGGAAGCAATTATGGGAGATATGAAAACTGAAGATATTCTGGACGAAGCGATGGATTCCATGTCGGAAACAATGGAGTCAACAGAAGTAGAGACAGATACAATGAAATAATTTTTTTTTAAATTACATAATCAGAAACCCGCTCCTTCGAGTGGGTTTCTTAATTTATACCCTTTGCAAATACCTTTTATGGAATGGAAAGTAAATATCATCTAACCCCTGAAGTATTTTGGAAACATGTATTCGTTAAATTACGTTACCTGCGCACCTTTAAAAACATTAATGCGTTAAGTTTGTCAAATCAATATGTCGGAAAATAATTATACCCTGCTATTATCGAAACTCGATGAGTTTATTAGAAAGTATTATATCAATAAGCTGCTGCGTGGCAGTTTATATTTAATAGCAGTTGGATTAAGCGTATATCTTATTTTAAGTTATACAGAATACAATCTTTATCTGTCCACCCTTATTCGAAAAATTGTTTTTTATGGATTTATAATTTCATTTGCTTATTTGCTGTATATATGGATTATTGATCCTTTGCGAAAATATTATCGCTTAGGAAAAACAATTAATTATAAAACAGCATCGCAAATTATTGGTCAGCACTTTGGCGAAGTAGAAGATAGGTTAATGAATATATTAGAACTTCATGATCAGCAAAATGAATCTACAAGCAAGGTATTAATTGAAGCGAGTATTAATCAAAAGATAGAAAAAATAAAACCTGTTCCATTTGCAAAAGCAATTGATTTAAAAAAGAATAAAAAGTATTTGCGATATGCATTACCGCCTTTTGCAATTTTTATATTTTTATTATTTGCTGCACCTAATATTCTCAGAGATAGTAACTATCGTTTTCTAAATAACAATGTTGCATTTGAAAAACAAGCCCCTTTTCAATTTAATATTACGAATGAAAAACTTGAAGTAGTACAGTATGATGATTACACTGTAGAAGTAAAAATTACAGGCTCTGCGTTACCGGCTTCTGTAAACCTAATTACAGATAATGGCAGTTATACAATGATTAAAAATGCATCCAATACTTTTACCTATACATTCAATAAAGTACCAAAAGATATTCAATTCAGATTTGCTGCTACCGGATTTGAAAGTAAGCCCTATTTACTTACAACAATTCCCAAACCTCTTCTCGTAAATTTTGATGTAACCCTTACGTATCCTGCATATACCCGGAAAAAATCTGAAGTAATTAAAAATACAGGCGACCTTGTTATTCCAGAAGGTACACAACTTCAATGGACATTTAATACAGATAATACTCAGCGGGTTGAAATGCTGTTTCCCAATCTTAAAACTGATGCAAACCTAAAAGATAAAAACACTTTCAGCTATACTTATACTGCAAATGAAAATGTATTTTATAAGATAGGAATGGCAAATGAAAAATTATATAACACCGATACATTACAATATCAATTAACAGTAATCCCTGATGCATATCCACAAATCACTGTGCAGCAATTTAAAGATTCTCTGGATGATAAATACTTTTATTTTTTGGGTGAAATAAGTGATGATTATGGATTTTCTAAATTAAATTTTTATTACAAAGTAGAAACACAGGATAAGAACAATGAATTAATAACCCGTGATGAAAAATCTGAAAAAATAAATTACACCAATGTAGGTCTTCGCAATCCTTTCACCTATGCGTATGATCTTCGTCAAAACAATTTGCAACCTGGTGATAGAATTACATATTATTTTGAAATATGGGATAATGATGGTTTACATGGAGCAAAATCAACACGATCTCTGCCAATGCAATTTATTGTTCCAACAATAGAAGAATTGCAAGAAATAAAAGATGAGCAAAATGCAGATTTAAAAAATGCAATGCAGAGTACATTGAGCGAAATGGAAAATATTCGTAATCAAACTAACGAGCTTCAAGATAAATTTTTGGAGAAAAAAGAATTGAATTGGGAAGATAGAAAACAAGTTGAAGATTTGCTAAAGCGCCAACAAAATTTGCAAGAACAGGTAAAAGAAATGCAAAGCGGCTATAAGGAAAATATTTCCAAACAAAAAGAATATCTGCAACCGGATGAAAAAATATTAGAGAAGCAACAACAATTAGATGAATTATTTCAAAGTGTGCTTACTGAGGAAATGCAGAAGCTGATGGAAGAAATTCAAAAGTTATTGGAACAAATGAATAAAGAACAATCTCTTGAAGAATTAAAAAAGATGGATATGTCTAACCAACAATTGGAGCAGGAGTTGGATAGAATGTTAGAATTATTTAAGCAGATGGAAATGGACCAAAAGCTTCAGGAAACTATTGACAAACTAGATCAGCTTAGTAAAGAGCAGGAACAATTGAGTGAAGAAACACTGGATAAAAATTCAGATCAGAAACAAAGCATTGATAATCAGGAAGATATAAATAAAAAATTTGAAGATATCCAAAAAGATTTAGATAAATTAAATGAGATGAATCAAGAGCTTGAAAAGCCAAAGAATATGGAAGATTCTCAAAACTCTGAAGAACAAATTCAAAAAGATTTACAAAATAGTAGTGAGCAATTAGATCAAAAGAAAAACAAGCAAGCAAGTCAAAGTCAAAAAAGTGCCGCAAGTGGAATGCAAGAGATGGCAAAAAAAATGCAGTCGCAAATGAATCAAGGAGCAATGGAACAAAAGCAGGAAGACATGAATGCCTTGATGAGATTATTAGATAACTTAATAAAGTTATCAATTGACCAGGAAGATTTGATTTATGAATCTGCAGAAGTGAGGGTGAATAATCCCCGTTATATTGAGTTGATGGCTGAACAGCAAAAGATAAAAGAAGATACCAAAATAGTAGAAGATAGCCTTATAGCATTAAGCAAAAGAGTATATGAAATCAGCAGTTTTGTTACCCGTGAAATTGGTGAGGTGAATTCAAACCTTGATAAAACTATAAATGCCATGAGCGAGCGGCAAACACCTCAAGCTGCAATGTATCAGCAATATACAATGACTGGTTATAATAATCTGGCTTTGATGTTGGACGAAGTAATGCAACAAATGCAAGAGCAAATGGCACAATCAATGCCCGGCTCACAAATGTGTCAAAAGCCTGGTGGTGATTCCCAACTCCCAACTATGGGTGAAATGCAAAAACAACTAAATGAGCAGTTAAAGAAATTAAAAGGGCAAAATGATAAAGGCCAGCTTCCTGATAAACAAGGAATGAGTCAGCAATTAGCTGAAATGGCAGCACAACAAGCTGCAATTCGAGAGGCATTGCAAAAAATGGCTCAGGAGCTAGGCGGTGGAAATACCGAAGATGGAAAACTAGCCAAGCAACTTCAGGATTTAGCAAATAAAATGGATCAGACGGAAGAAGATATAGTAAATAAACAAATTACAGAGCAAACACTTAAGCGACAAGAAGATATCTTGACAAGACTATTAGAAGCTTCCGATGCAGAGAGGGAAAGAAAAACAGATAATGAACGACAAAGTAATACAGCTGCAGAAATTAGTCGACAAACGCCCCTTGAAATTGAAGACTATTTAAAGAAAAGAAAAGCAGAAATAGATTTATACAAA encodes:
- a CDS encoding DUF4878 domain-containing protein encodes the protein MKKITLPVLIIGTILMFTSCTKSNSPEKTVTSFIEAINQRNWDAAKANSTKESESMLDMVKGFADMVPDSAYTPLKFEIIKEKTVVDGEKATVYSKDENGNEMAYQVLQVDGKWKVNFTMEAIMGDMKTEDILDEAMDSMSETMESTEVETDTMK
- a CDS encoding DUF4175 domain-containing protein, which gives rise to MSENNYTLLLSKLDEFIRKYYINKLLRGSLYLIAVGLSVYLILSYTEYNLYLSTLIRKIVFYGFIISFAYLLYIWIIDPLRKYYRLGKTINYKTASQIIGQHFGEVEDRLMNILELHDQQNESTSKVLIEASINQKIEKIKPVPFAKAIDLKKNKKYLRYALPPFAIFIFLLFAAPNILRDSNYRFLNNNVAFEKQAPFQFNITNEKLEVVQYDDYTVEVKITGSALPASVNLITDNGSYTMIKNASNTFTYTFNKVPKDIQFRFAATGFESKPYLLTTIPKPLLVNFDVTLTYPAYTRKKSEVIKNTGDLVIPEGTQLQWTFNTDNTQRVEMLFPNLKTDANLKDKNTFSYTYTANENVFYKIGMANEKLYNTDTLQYQLTVIPDAYPQITVQQFKDSLDDKYFYFLGEISDDYGFSKLNFYYKVETQDKNNELITRDEKSEKINYTNVGLRNPFTYAYDLRQNNLQPGDRITYYFEIWDNDGLHGAKSTRSLPMQFIVPTIEELQEIKDEQNADLKNAMQSTLSEMENIRNQTNELQDKFLEKKELNWEDRKQVEDLLKRQQNLQEQVKEMQSGYKENISKQKEYLQPDEKILEKQQQLDELFQSVLTEEMQKLMEEIQKLLEQMNKEQSLEELKKMDMSNQQLEQELDRMLELFKQMEMDQKLQETIDKLDQLSKEQEQLSEETLDKNSDQKQSIDNQEDINKKFEDIQKDLDKLNEMNQELEKPKNMEDSQNSEEQIQKDLQNSSEQLDQKKNKQASQSQKSAASGMQEMAKKMQSQMNQGAMEQKQEDMNALMRLLDNLIKLSIDQEDLIYESAEVRVNNPRYIELMAEQQKIKEDTKIVEDSLIALSKRVYEISSFVTREIGEVNSNLDKTINAMSERQTPQAAMYQQYTMTGYNNLALMLDEVMQQMQEQMAQSMPGSQMCQKPGGDSQLPTMGEMQKQLNEQLKKLKGQNDKGQLPDKQGMSQQLAEMAAQQAAIREALQKMAQELGGGNTEDGKLAKQLQDLANKMDQTEEDIVNKQITEQTLKRQEDILTRLLEASDAERERKTDNERQSNTAAEISRQTPLEIEDYLKKRKAEIDLYKTISPELKPFYKNLVEVYFSKISFE